The DNA sequence TCCTGTATGAGGGCGGCGTCGCCTCGTTCATCGAGTATCTGAACAAGAACAAGACCACGCTCCATCCCTCGCCGATCTACCTCGCGAAGGATCGCGAGGGCATCTTCGTCGAGATCGCCTTCCAGTACAACGACAGCTACGTGGAGCAGGTCTTCTCCTTCGCGAACAACATCAACACGCTTGAGGGCGGCACCCACCTGGTGGGGTTCAAGGCGGCCCTGACCCGCACGGTGAACGCCTATGCGGTTTCGAGCGGGCTGCTCAAGAACGCCGCAGAGGCTCTCTCGGGCGAGGACGTGCGCGAGGGCCTTACCGCGGTTGTAAACGTCCGCCTGCCGAACCCGCAGTTCGAAGGCCAGACCAAGACCAAGCTCGGCAACAGCGAGGTCAAGGGGATCGTTGAGGCCATGGTGAACGAATCACTGGGCTCCTACCTGGAAGAGAACCCGCTCGTCGCGCGCAAGGTCGCCGAGAAGGCGCTGAATGCATCGCGCGCCCGCGAGGCTGCCCGGAAGGCCCGTGAACTGACGAGACGCAAGGGCGTTCTGGATTCTACGGCACTGCCGGGAAAGCTCGCCGACTGCCAGGAAAAGGACCCGGCGTTCTCCGAGCTCTTTCTCGTTGAGGGTGACTCGGCGGGCGGGTCGGCCAAGCAGGGCAGGGACCGGAAGAACCAGGCTATCCTGCCGCTCAAGGGAAAAATCCTGAACGTCGAGAAGGCGCGCTTCGACAAGATGCTCTCCAGCGACGAGATCAAAGTGCTCATCACGGCGCTGGGCACCGGGATCGGCCCCGAGGAGTTCGATATCTCGAAGCTCCGGTACCACCGTATCGTGATCATGACCGACGCCGATGTGGACGGTGCGCACATCCGGACGCTGCTGCTCACCTTCTTCTACCGGCAGATGCCGCAGATCATCGAGCGAGGTTATCTCTACATCGCCCAGCCGCCACTCTTCAAGGTAAAGCGCGGCAAGACCGAGCGGTATATCAAGGACGATTCCCGCATGGAGGATTTCCTGCTCGACCTGGCCGCGGAGGACATCGAGCTCTTTTCGACCGAGCAGGATGCCTGGCTCGCCGGCGAGCGGCTGACTTCCGTGCTCAAGAAACTCGTCCAGTTCGAAAAGACCCTCGATAAGTTCCGCAGGAAGCGGATCGACGTGATGGTGCTGCGGGCTCTCCTGCTGGACAAGACATTCAGCAAGGCGGTCCTGAAAGAAGAAGCGGTGCTCACAATCCTGGCCCGCTCCATCGAGGAATATCTCAAGAAATTTCACCCCAAAACGACGATCGACTGGGCGATCGAGCCGGACGAGGAACACCAAGCGCTCAGGCTTCGCTTTGACACGAAATATGACGCCTCCCATTCGAGCATCGTGCT is a window from the Nitrospirota bacterium genome containing:
- the gyrB gene encoding DNA topoisomerase (ATP-hydrolyzing) subunit B, with the protein product MEYTADSIKVLEGLEAVRKRPAMYIGSTGSVGLHHLVYEVVDNSVDEAMASFCKNIDVVIHIDNSVTVIDDGRGIPTEMHSIQKRSAAEVALTVLHAGGKFDGDVYKVSGGLHGVGVSVVNALSEWLELEIKQNGKVFQQRYERGTPQAPLAETGTTGTTGTKITFKPDFQIFEDREYSYDVLSQRLRELAFLNRGLKISIQDERSGKKQTFLYEGGVASFIEYLNKNKTTLHPSPIYLAKDREGIFVEIAFQYNDSYVEQVFSFANNINTLEGGTHLVGFKAALTRTVNAYAVSSGLLKNAAEALSGEDVREGLTAVVNVRLPNPQFEGQTKTKLGNSEVKGIVEAMVNESLGSYLEENPLVARKVAEKALNASRAREAARKARELTRRKGVLDSTALPGKLADCQEKDPAFSELFLVEGDSAGGSAKQGRDRKNQAILPLKGKILNVEKARFDKMLSSDEIKVLITALGTGIGPEEFDISKLRYHRIVIMTDADVDGAHIRTLLLTFFYRQMPQIIERGYLYIAQPPLFKVKRGKTERYIKDDSRMEDFLLDLAAEDIELFSTEQDAWLAGERLTSVLKKLVQFEKTLDKFRRKRIDVMVLRALLLDKTFSKAVLKEEAVLTILARSIEEYLKKFHPKTTIDWAIEPDEEHQALRLRFDTKYDASHSSIVLDENFVTTPEFRELQSLSPALLGIAGPVYRAREKGEEKSFHDTGKLVRHVLDLGKKGLAIQRYKGLGEMNPEQLWQTTMDP